One Delphinus delphis chromosome 16, mDelDel1.2, whole genome shotgun sequence genomic window carries:
- the ANKRD22 gene encoding ankyrin repeat domain-containing protein 22 isoform X1, whose protein sequence is MGILYSEPICQAAYQNDLGQVWQWVKEDGNCINVQDGFNGDTPLICACRRGHLRIVSFLLRRNADVNLKNRKQRTCLHYAVKKRFTFFDYLLIILLMPVLLIGYFLMVSKTKQNESLVRMLLNAGAEVNATDCYGCTALHYACEMKNQTLIPLLLAARADPMIKNKHGESSLDIAQRLKFSQIELLLRKAS, encoded by the exons ATGGGAATCCTATACTCTGAG CCCATCTGCCAGGCGGCCTATCAGAATGACTTGGGTCAAGTGTGGCAGTGGGTGAAGGAAGACGGCAACTGTATCAACGTTCAAGATGGCTTTAATGGAGACACCCCCCTGATCTGCGCTTGCAGGCGAGGGCACCTGAGAATCGTTTCCTTCCTCCTCAGAAGAAACGCTGATGTGAACCTCAAAAACCGG aaaCAGAGAACCTGCTTGCATTATGCTGTGAAGAAAAGATTTACCTTCTTTGATTATCTACTCATTATCCTCTTAATGCCTGTCCTGCTTATTGGCTATTTCCTCATG GTATCAAAGACAAAGCAGAATGAGTCTCTTGTACGAATGCTACTTAACGCTGGTGCCGAAGTTAATGCTACAGATTGt TATGGCTGCACTGCGCTACATTACGCCTGCGAAATGAAAAACCAGACTCTCATCCCTCTGCTCCTTGCAGCCCGTGCAGACCCCATGATAAAGAACAAG caTGGTGAGAGTTCCCTGGATATTGCACAGAGATTAAAATTTTCCCAGATTGAATTACTGCTAAGGAAAGCGTCATAA
- the ANKRD22 gene encoding ankyrin repeat domain-containing protein 22 isoform X2, with translation MGILYSEPICQAAYQNDLGQVWQWVKEDGNCINVQDGFNGDTPLICACRRGHLRIVSFLLRRNADVNLKNRVSKTKQNESLVRMLLNAGAEVNATDCYGCTALHYACEMKNQTLIPLLLAARADPMIKNKHGESSLDIAQRLKFSQIELLLRKAS, from the exons ATGGGAATCCTATACTCTGAG CCCATCTGCCAGGCGGCCTATCAGAATGACTTGGGTCAAGTGTGGCAGTGGGTGAAGGAAGACGGCAACTGTATCAACGTTCAAGATGGCTTTAATGGAGACACCCCCCTGATCTGCGCTTGCAGGCGAGGGCACCTGAGAATCGTTTCCTTCCTCCTCAGAAGAAACGCTGATGTGAACCTCAAAAACCGG GTATCAAAGACAAAGCAGAATGAGTCTCTTGTACGAATGCTACTTAACGCTGGTGCCGAAGTTAATGCTACAGATTGt TATGGCTGCACTGCGCTACATTACGCCTGCGAAATGAAAAACCAGACTCTCATCCCTCTGCTCCTTGCAGCCCGTGCAGACCCCATGATAAAGAACAAG caTGGTGAGAGTTCCCTGGATATTGCACAGAGATTAAAATTTTCCCAGATTGAATTACTGCTAAGGAAAGCGTCATAA
- the LOC132439824 gene encoding lipase member M isoform X2, whose product MNQDSNTGPRPVVLLQHGLLGDASSWISNLPNNSLGFILADAGFDVWLGNSRGNTWSRKHKTLSIDQDEFWAFSYDEMARFDLPAVIDFILQKTGQENIYYVGYSQGTTMGFIAFSTMPELAQKIRMYFALAPIATVKHAKSPGAKFLLLPDVMIKGLFGKKEFLYQTRFLRLFVIYLCGQVIIDQICSNIMLLLGGFNTNNMNMSRANVYVAHTPAGTSVQNILHWSQAVNSGELQAFDWGSETKNLEKGNQTAPARYKVRDMTVPTATWTGGQDWLSNPEDVRILLSEATNIIYHKNIPEWAHVDFIWGLDAPHRMYNEIIRLMKQEETSIS is encoded by the exons ATGAATCAAGATTCGAACACAG GTCCCAGGCCTGTGGTGTTACTGCAGCATGGCCTGCTTGGAGATGCCAGCAGCTGGATTTCCAACCTGCCCAACAACAGCCTGGGCTTCATTCTGGCGGATGCGGGTTTTGATGTGTGGCTAGGGAACAGCAGGGGAAACACCTGGTCTCGGAAACACAAGACCCTCTCCATAGACCAAGATGAGTTCTGGGCTTTCAG TTATGATGAGATGGCTAGGTTTGACCTTCCTGCAGTCATAGACTTTATTTTGCAGAAAACGGGCCAGGAAAATATCTATTATGTCGGCTATTCACAGGGTACCACCATGG GCTTTATTGCATTTTCCACCATGCCAGAGCTGGCTCAGAAAATAAGAATGTACTTTGCTTTAGCACCCATAGCTACTGTTAAACATGCAAAAAGCCCTGGGGCCAAATTTTTGTTGCTGCCAGATGTGATGATCAAG gGATTGTTTGGTAAAAAAGAATTTCTCTACCAGACCAGATTTCTCAGACTGTTTGTTATTTACCTTTGCGGCCAGGTGATTATTGATCAGATCTGTAGCAACATCATGTTACTCCTGGGAGGATTTAACACGAACAACATGAACATG AGCCGAGCAAATGTATATGTCGCTCACACACCTGCTGGAACATCTGTGCAAAATATCCTGCACTGGAGCCAG gcAGTGAATTCTGGGGAACTTCAGGCATTTGACTGGGGCAGTGAGACCAAGAATCTGGAAAAAGGAAATCAG ACAGCTCCTGCAAGGTACAAAGTTAGAGACATGACGGTCCCTACAGCAACGTGGACTGGGGGTCAGGACTGGCTTTCAAATCCAGAAGACGTGAGAATACTGCTCTCCGAGGCGACCAACATCATCTACCATAAGAACATTCCTGAATGGGCTCACGTGGATTTCATCTGGGGTCTGGATGCTCCTCACCGTATGTACAATGAAATAATACGTCTGATGAAGCAGGAAGAGACAAGTATTTCCTAG